The following are encoded in a window of Panicum virgatum strain AP13 chromosome 5N, P.virgatum_v5, whole genome shotgun sequence genomic DNA:
- the LOC120676744 gene encoding uncharacterized protein LOC120676744 — protein sequence MEDVVTDVPPPSRFSPEDLDNFAAPPPQPTPILVVSPSPSPPAPRLLIVLISPTSLALLASPPPLHASLLLPDLPLQPHAPIRVYLHPSGALLAAAHGAVPAHRARAAAKALVSKLQPEEVLVLDAVRSASYRGRLAADEPVEGKLETRAARARGGVGAARGVAALAPPGSVVDGLGAAVLAECEIRGKAASMVVTWPAGARPAEFAVMRRVAAELGVDTNKIAARVSGRAELDALYT from the coding sequence ATGGAGGACGTCGTCACCGACgttccgccgccgtcccgcttCTCCCCCGAAGACCTCGACAacttcgccgcgccgccaccgcagcccACCCCCATCCTCGTCGTCTCCCCCAGCCCCAGCCCGCCCGCCCCGCGCCTCCTCATCGTCCTCATCTCCCCCACCTCCCTCGCGCTCCTCGCCTCCCCGCCCCCGCTCCACgcgtccctcctcctccccgacctGCCCCTGCAGCCCCACGCGCCGATCCGCGTCTACCTCCACCCCTCCggcgcgctcctcgccgccgcgcacggcgccgtccccgcccaccgcgcgcgcgccgccgccaaggcccTCGTCTCCAAGCTCCAGCCGGAGGAGGTGCTGGTCCTGGACGCTGTCCGCAGCGCGTCGTACAGGGGCCGGCTCGCGGCCGACGAGCCCGTGGAGGGGAAACTGGAGacccgcgcggcgcgcgcgcgaggaggcgtgggcgcggccaggggcgtggcggcgctggcccCGCCGGGGAGCGTGGTGGacgggctcggcgcggcggtgctcgcggaGTGCGAGATCCGGGGCAAGGCGGCCAGCATGGTGGTGACGTGGCCGGCGGGCGCGAGGCCCGCGGAGTTCGCGGTCAtgcggcgcgtggcggcggagctcggcgtcgACACCAACAAGATCGCCGCCAGGGTCTCCGGCCGGGCCGAGCTGGATGCGTTGTACACTTGA